Proteins encoded in a region of the Nitrospiria bacterium genome:
- a CDS encoding type II toxin-antitoxin system HicB family antitoxin: MNFTIEMEQEKDGRWIAEVLDLPGVMTYGQSRDEAVAKVQALALRVLADRLEHGEGAPDLMSVSFKAA, from the coding sequence ATGAATTTCACAATTGAAATGGAACAAGAGAAAGACGGGCGTTGGATTGCGGAGGTTCTCGATCTTCCCGGCGTGATGACCTATGGACAGTCGCGCGACGAAGCCGTCGCAAAAGTCCAGGCGCTGGCCTTGCGGGTGCTGGCCGATCGGTTGGAGCATGGCGAAGGCGCGCCGGATTTGATGAGCGTGTCCTTCAAAGCCGCATGA
- a CDS encoding bifunctional acetate--CoA ligase family protein/GNAT family N-acetyltransferase, with protein MNKRMKPDFSPSHDVWGFERHPLDVFFNPQTVAVIGATERPGSVGRTVLWNLISSPFGGTVFPIHLKGSSVLGVKAYPNVSALPEPVDLAVIATPAPTVPALVGECAEAGVRGAIVISAGFKETGPAGVELEREIVKRLGRGKMRLIGPNVLGVMSPVTGLNATFCRTMARPGKVGFISQSGALCTAILDWSLRENVGFSAFVSIGSMLDVGWGDLIDHLGNDPHTQSILIYMESIGDARSFLSAAREVALTKPIIVIKTGRTEAGAKAASSHTGSLTGSDAVFDAAFRRSGVLRVDEIADLFFMAEVLAKQPRPKGPRLMIVTNAGGPGALAADALTAGGGELAELSRETIESLGAVLPPHWSRGNPIDVLGDAPPERYVQAVEIAAKDPHADGLLVILAPQSMTDPTRTAEQLNACAKVDRGPILASWMGGNEVAAGETALNQAGIPTFPYPDAAANVFNAMWRYSDNLRGLYETPILSVEDEGVFDRGRTEKIIKTAQAAGRTLLTEIESKQLLAAYGIPTIETRAAGSEEEAVKIARGIGYPVVLKVFSETITHKTDVGGVRLDLGGPDAVRRAYREIEASVRDKAGSGAFRGATVQPMIRLEGYEVILGSSLDPQFGPVLLFGTGGQLVEILKDHALALPPLNTTLARRMMERTRIFAALKGVRGRPPVDLPALEKLLVRFGQLIVEQRRIRDIEINPLLVSPERLVALDARVVVHPPGSDETNGPKLAIRPYPLHYVASWRMKDGTPVTFRPIRPEDEPLMVKFHQSLSEQTVYLRYFQVLKLNQRIAHERLTRTCFIDYDRTMVLVVLREDPKTGGREIIGASRLSRQPGTDEAEFSILVSDPFQRRGLGTELLRRILDIGRREKVRRVTADILPDNLAMQHVCKALGFRFHHAVGDPLVQAEIEL; from the coding sequence ATGAACAAACGGATGAAACCGGACTTCAGTCCCTCGCACGACGTATGGGGGTTTGAACGGCATCCCCTCGACGTTTTTTTCAATCCGCAGACGGTGGCCGTCATCGGGGCGACGGAACGGCCCGGCAGCGTCGGACGGACCGTCCTGTGGAACCTGATCAGCAGCCCCTTCGGCGGAACCGTCTTCCCGATCCATTTAAAAGGGTCCAGCGTATTGGGCGTCAAGGCCTACCCGAACGTCTCCGCCCTGCCCGAGCCGGTGGACCTGGCCGTCATCGCGACGCCGGCCCCGACCGTGCCGGCCCTGGTCGGCGAATGCGCGGAGGCCGGCGTCCGGGGGGCGATCGTGATCTCGGCCGGCTTCAAGGAAACCGGCCCGGCGGGCGTTGAACTGGAGCGGGAAATTGTCAAACGGCTCGGCCGCGGAAAGATGCGGCTGATCGGGCCCAACGTGCTGGGCGTGATGAGCCCCGTCACCGGCCTCAACGCCACCTTCTGCCGCACGATGGCCCGGCCCGGAAAGGTCGGCTTCATCAGTCAGAGCGGCGCCCTTTGCACCGCCATCCTGGACTGGAGCCTGCGCGAGAACGTCGGCTTCAGCGCCTTCGTTTCGATCGGCTCGATGCTGGACGTGGGCTGGGGCGATCTCATCGATCATCTGGGGAACGACCCGCACACCCAGAGCATCCTGATCTACATGGAATCGATCGGCGACGCGCGATCGTTCCTTTCCGCCGCCCGCGAAGTGGCCTTGACCAAGCCGATCATCGTGATCAAGACCGGCCGGACCGAGGCCGGCGCCAAGGCGGCGTCCTCGCACACCGGATCGTTGACCGGCAGCGACGCGGTCTTCGACGCCGCCTTCCGACGGAGCGGCGTGCTGCGCGTCGACGAGATCGCCGACCTCTTCTTCATGGCGGAGGTGCTCGCCAAACAGCCCCGCCCGAAAGGGCCCCGGCTCATGATCGTCACCAACGCCGGCGGCCCGGGCGCGCTGGCCGCGGACGCCCTGACGGCCGGGGGAGGCGAACTGGCCGAGCTGTCGCGGGAGACGATCGAGTCCCTCGGCGCGGTTCTTCCGCCGCATTGGAGCCGAGGCAATCCGATCGACGTGCTCGGCGACGCGCCCCCCGAGCGCTACGTCCAGGCGGTCGAGATCGCGGCGAAGGACCCCCATGCCGACGGCCTTTTGGTGATTCTCGCGCCCCAGTCCATGACCGACCCGACGCGGACGGCCGAGCAACTGAACGCCTGCGCGAAAGTCGACCGAGGTCCGATCCTGGCCAGCTGGATGGGGGGAAACGAAGTCGCGGCCGGAGAGACCGCCTTAAATCAGGCCGGCATTCCGACCTTCCCCTACCCGGACGCCGCGGCGAACGTTTTCAACGCCATGTGGCGGTACAGCGACAACCTCCGCGGGCTGTACGAGACGCCGATCCTTTCCGTCGAGGACGAGGGCGTTTTCGACCGCGGCCGCACGGAGAAAATCATTAAGACCGCGCAGGCGGCGGGACGCACCCTCCTCACCGAAATCGAATCCAAGCAGCTGCTGGCCGCTTACGGAATTCCGACGATCGAAACCCGCGCCGCCGGAAGCGAGGAGGAAGCGGTGAAAATCGCCCGCGGGATCGGTTATCCCGTCGTCCTGAAGGTCTTCTCCGAAACCATCACGCACAAAACCGACGTCGGAGGGGTTCGGCTGGATTTGGGCGGCCCCGACGCCGTTCGACGCGCCTACCGCGAGATCGAGGCCTCGGTGCGCGACAAGGCGGGGAGCGGGGCGTTCCGGGGGGCGACCGTCCAGCCCATGATCCGGCTCGAGGGTTACGAGGTCATTCTCGGAAGCAGTCTGGACCCGCAGTTCGGCCCGGTCCTGCTCTTCGGCACGGGCGGACAGTTGGTGGAAATTCTCAAAGATCATGCGCTGGCCCTCCCGCCGCTCAACACCACGCTGGCGCGTCGGATGATGGAGCGGACCCGCATCTTCGCCGCGCTGAAAGGCGTCCGCGGCCGCCCGCCGGTCGATCTGCCCGCCCTGGAAAAACTCCTGGTGCGATTCGGCCAGCTCATCGTGGAGCAGCGCCGGATCCGGGACATCGAGATCAACCCGTTGCTGGTTTCCCCGGAGCGCTTGGTCGCGCTGGACGCCCGCGTGGTGGTTCATCCGCCCGGTTCCGACGAGACGAACGGGCCGAAGCTGGCCATCCGCCCGTACCCGTTGCACTACGTGGCGTCGTGGAGGATGAAGGACGGAACGCCGGTGACGTTCCGGCCGATCCGTCCGGAAGACGAGCCGTTGATGGTCAAGTTCCACCAATCCCTGTCGGAGCAGACGGTTTATCTCCGCTATTTCCAGGTCCTGAAATTGAACCAGCGCATCGCCCATGAGCGGCTGACACGCACCTGTTTCATCGACTACGACCGGACCATGGTGCTGGTCGTCCTCCGCGAGGATCCGAAAACCGGCGGCCGCGAAATCATCGGCGCGAGCCGGCTGAGCCGACAGCCCGGCACGGACGAGGCCGAGTTCTCCATTCTCGTCAGCGACCCCTTCCAGCGCCGAGGGCTGGGCACCGAGCTGTTGCGCCGAATCTTGGACATCGGCCGACGCGAGAAGGTCCGCCGGGTCACGGCCGACATCCTTCCCGACAACCTCGCCATGCAGCACGTCTGCAAAGCGCTCGGCTTCCGCTTTCATCACGCGGTCGGCGATCCCCTCGTGCAGGCCGAGATCGAGCTGTGA
- the hemL gene encoding glutamate-1-semialdehyde 2,1-aminomutase, translating to MKYTRSAQLFEQAQRLIPGGVNSPVRAFKAVGGRPLFIAKARGSKIWDADGNRFIDYVLSWGPMILGHAHPRVVRAIKAAAMNGTSYGAPTELEVRLAGWIQKAFPSMELIRMVSSGTEAAMSAIRLARGFTGRDKILKFDGCYHGHADSLLVRAGSGLATLGIPDSPGVPADLARHTLTAPYNDLSAVRKIFEHHGREIAGLIVEPVAANMGVILPKEGFLQGLRDITRQHDSLLIFDEVITGFRVAFGGAQERFGVVPDLTCLGKIIGGGLPVGAYGGRREIMERTAPLGPVYQAGTLSGNPLAVTAGIETIKLLGRPGVYRKLEERSDHLSNGLIEAARKAGVAVFGTRVASLMTLFFTNRAVTDYAAAKTSDTKAYAKFFTAMLETGIYLAPSQFEAAFLSTAHTASDVEKTVKAAYKAFRSL from the coding sequence ATGAAATACACGCGATCCGCACAGCTTTTCGAACAAGCGCAACGCCTAATTCCCGGCGGGGTGAACAGCCCCGTCCGCGCCTTCAAAGCGGTGGGCGGCCGGCCGCTCTTCATCGCGAAGGCCAGGGGCTCGAAAATCTGGGACGCGGATGGAAACCGCTTCATCGACTATGTCTTGTCCTGGGGGCCGATGATCCTGGGTCATGCCCATCCGCGGGTGGTCCGCGCCATCAAGGCGGCCGCGATGAACGGCACCAGTTACGGCGCGCCGACCGAGCTCGAGGTCCGGCTGGCCGGGTGGATTCAGAAAGCCTTCCCGTCGATGGAATTGATCCGGATGGTCTCCTCCGGCACCGAAGCCGCGATGTCGGCCATCCGGCTCGCGCGGGGGTTCACCGGCCGCGACAAGATCCTCAAATTCGACGGCTGCTACCACGGCCATGCCGACAGCCTGCTGGTGCGAGCCGGCTCCGGCCTCGCGACGCTCGGCATTCCGGACAGCCCGGGCGTTCCGGCCGATCTGGCCCGGCACACGCTCACCGCGCCCTACAACGATCTTTCGGCCGTACGAAAAATTTTCGAGCACCACGGACGCGAAATCGCCGGCCTGATCGTCGAACCGGTCGCGGCCAACATGGGCGTCATCCTTCCGAAGGAGGGTTTCCTCCAGGGCCTGCGCGACATCACGCGGCAGCACGACAGCCTGTTGATCTTCGACGAGGTGATCACCGGCTTTCGCGTCGCCTTCGGCGGGGCGCAGGAGCGCTTCGGCGTCGTTCCCGATCTCACCTGCCTGGGCAAGATCATCGGCGGGGGTCTGCCGGTCGGCGCGTACGGGGGCCGGCGGGAAATCATGGAGCGGACCGCGCCGCTGGGGCCGGTCTATCAGGCCGGGACGCTTTCGGGCAACCCGCTGGCCGTGACGGCCGGGATCGAGACGATCAAACTCCTGGGCCGGCCGGGCGTCTACCGGAAACTGGAAGAGCGGTCGGACCATTTATCGAACGGCCTGATCGAGGCCGCGAGGAAGGCCGGCGTCGCGGTTTTCGGCACGCGCGTCGCCTCGCTGATGACCCTGTTCTTTACGAACCGGGCCGTGACGGATTACGCGGCGGCCAAGACCTCCGATACCAAGGCCTACGCGAAATTTTTTACGGCCATGCTCGAAACGGGAATTTATCTGGCGCCCTCCCAGTTCGAGGCCGCGTTTCTTTCGACGGCCCATACCGCGTCCGACGTCGAAAAGACGGTCAAGGCCGCGTACAAGGCGTTCAGGAGCTTGTGA